The Candidatus Hydrogenedentota bacterium sequence AGCGGCCCGGTTTTCGTGAAGTGGGCATCAGGAGTCTTTGGATAATCCGCAATGGTTCAAGAAGAGACCCTGGCTGCGGCAAAGGAGAAGGAAAATGAGCTTGGGAATGCGGCGAATCTTGTCGTGGTGCTGCCTGTTGCTGGTGGTCCACTGCGGGTCTTTTTGCGAAGAGGCCCTGCCCTATCCCAGAGTGTCCAGAGAGGCTTTCGAGGCCCGGCTCCCCTTCTTTTCCTACGACAAGGATATCCCACTGGACGGTCGCATCGTGCTCGAGAAGAAGGAGGCGCGCGCGGTCCGCTGGAAACTCGTCTTTCGGGGGGCGCAGGGCTTCCTGGTGCCCGGCTACCTTGAAATTCCCGAGGGAGCCAGGAAACCGTATCCCCTTGTCGTGCTGCTTCATGGCTGGAGCGGCGGAAAAGAGAACTGGTGGGAGGAGGGCAACTACATCAGCGGTTCGGAAATGCGCACCGCCCTGATCGAGTCCGGCTATGCCGTCCTGGCTCTGGACGCCTGCGCACACGGCGAGCGCGCCCATGAAATTGACTATCTGCACGTCAATCCGTATGAGGACCCCGCCGCGCCGCCGCGCCGGAACTACTTCTCCATCGCCGAGATTGTGATTCAAACGGTGAAAGACCACCGGCGGGCCCTGGATTACATGGAGGAACGGGGCGACATGGACATGAGCCGGGTGGGCCTGGTGGGCTACAGCATGGGCGGTGTCAATACCATGCTGCTTCTGGCCATTGAGAGCCGCTTCAAAATGGGGGTTGCCTGCGTCCCTCCCTGGTTCAACGACGCGTGGCGGCCGGTCGAGCCGGTGGACTACACCTGGGGCCTCGGGGACAAGCCCCTGTTGATGCTCATGGGCCGCAGGGACGGCTTCTACACGGAAGGTCAAATTGAGGCCTCCCGCAGGGCCTACCTCAACCCTGACACCACCAGGACCGTCTGGTACGACCGGGACCACAAGCTCGCGCCCGACTATGTCCCCGACGCCCTGGCCTGGGTGAAGAAACATCTCTGATGTGACTGACAACGGCAATTCCACGCCAAACGCCCGCTTCCGCACCCCCTCTGGTGAACAAAAGCTAAAATAGTCATGGGGGAATCATCCACCGCGAACCATGGAGAGAAGGCTGGAAACATTGGTGGACTTTGCGCTCTGCTCCACCTGGCCGGCATAGCGGGAATAGAGGCCTTTGGCCTCTTCTGAGTTTTGCGCGAAAATGGTCTTCACATCCGCCATGCTGATTTTTCTGCCCGAGGCATAATACTTCTTTGCGGCCATCCCAAGTCCATAGGTGGCCGCAAACGTTACCGCGGCACCCGTTGCGGCCCCGGAAAGACCGCCCATCATGCGGCCGCCCGCGCGCCTGGCCAGCGAACCGAGGAACTTGCGCGCAAAGCCCTCGATAATCTGCGACGTCATGCCCACGCCGAGCACGGCGAGGAACTCTTTTACGTGTCCGCTGTCCAGTTGATATCCGTACCGGGTGCCGATGTTATACACAAGCTTCATCTGGAGCGGCAGGATGGCCATTGTGGACAATGACTGGGGCAGCAGTTCCAGACCGCCGACTAGAATGGCGTGTTTCAGAATGGTCTGGTCCACCTCGGCATCCACCGGATTCGGCTGCGTGGATTGAACGGTCTGGAGCGCATGTGCGGAAGCGGCAGCCGGAATGGTTTCGTTCTCGAAGGCTGCCCGGGCAAAGTCCTCCGCCTGAGATTGTGTTTCAAGGGCCTCTTCCACGGGTAAGGCCAAAGCGTCCCGGAGTTCCGCAAGAAAGCCGGCCTCTTTGGGGGTGGTCATCCCATCGGCATCACAAATGCAGACAGCCATCTCGAACGCCAGCATCTTGATTTCCGGGGTGGAGATTGCGGCGGCCTCGGCGCCCGGGCTGGTCTTCCCCAAAAGCACCCTCTGCATGACCGCCGCGGAAGTCTCAATGCCCAGACTCTGCGACACTTCCTTCAATTTGGCGCGTTCCACATCGCTCTTGCCGCCGTCAGCAACCGCAGCCATCAAACAGATTGCCATCACGGCATCTTTTTCGCTTTCTTGCATTACTGGAACCTCCATTAAACATTACCGCGTTTTTTACATGAGCCTTTCTTGTAACAACCGGCGTGACAGTGTAATTTCGGGCTGTATACAACACCCGCCTATCCCGCCACATCCCAAATTGTCCCGCTTAATCTCACTTGGTCCCGCCATGCCTGTTTGATTGGCAACGCACAGCGGGGAAGAGACTGGAGGGGACGGGGGTAGCAGATGGAGGGGGAGTAGGGAGACCGGATATTATTTCCTTGTGAGTGCGCTTCAGGCGGGTTTCACACGGTTCACGCCAACCAAGGAGAAAACGACCATGCGTAATTTGCTGATAACGCTGGCATGCATCGGCGCCTTTCAGTGCATTGCCGCCGGTGTGGACTATCCGGGAACTGGGCCCGGCAGGGCTGTGGCAACCATTTCGGAAAACGCCGCCATCCTTGAAAATGCGGCCATCACGGCCAATTGGGGCATTGAGGATGGGCGGCTTCGGCTTGTCTTGTTCAAGGACAGACTGGACATGCCGGGAAACGGCACCGTAAATGGCGAAGCCTTCGTTATTCACCTGAAAAACGGCCGTGCGCTCAGGGCGTCTGATTTTACGATGCCGTCCGCCCCCAGGCTTGAACGCATCTCCGGCCGAAGCGACGCCCGAAGGCTGGCGGAACGTCACGATGGCGTCCGGGTTAACGCAACGCTGTCGCTTCCGGATGAGGATTTTACTGTGGAATGGGGGGTGGAACTGCGGGACGGCTCCAACTACATCATCCAGCGCATTACGCTGGTGCCGGCAACGCACGAGCTGCCGCTGGAGTCGGTCACTCTTGTTGACCTGAACTCGCCGGGGGCAAAGGTTTTGGGCGCCACCCAGGGCGCCCCTGTGGTGGCGGGCAGCCTGTTCTTTGCCCTTGAGCATCCCATGTCGGAGAGCACGGCCGCCGGAGACCGCATTACCTGCGGGCTGCGGAGGGCAAAGCCACTGGCCGCAGTCGGAAAACTGACACTGTCGTCCGTGATGGGGACCACACCGCCGGGCCAGTTGCGCCGGGGATACCTCCACTACCTTGAGCGGGAGCGGGCCCACCCATACCGTCCGTTTCTTCACTACAATTCCTGGTACGACATTGCCTGGGGCGACCGGAAATTCGGCGAGGCGGAGGCGCTTGGCGCCATTGAGGCGATCGCGCGGGAATTGATTGTCAACCGGGGGGTGCGGGTGGACAGTTTTGTGTTTGACGATGGCTGGGATGACAACGAAACCCTGTGGAAATTTCACGGGGGATTCCCCAACGGTTTCGCGCCGCTCAGGAAATCCGCGGAGTTGTGCGGTTCTTCGGTCGGCACATGGCTGTCGCCGTTTGGGGGTTATGGCGAAGCGCGGGAACAGCGCCTCAAATTCGGGATTGCGCAGGGGTATGAGGTCAACCGCAACGGTTTCTCCCTGGCGGGGGCGCGGTACTATGCCCGGTTCCGGGAAATCTGCGCGGAGATGATGCGGGAATATGGCGTGAACTTCTTCAAGTTCGACGGCATGGGGCCCGGAAACAACTCCACAAGCGGCCAGGAGTTTTTGGAGGACATTGAGGCCCTGATGCGTCTGACGGGTGAACTGCGCGAACTGAACCCGGATTTGTATGTCAGCGCGACAACCGGCACCTGGTGCTCCCCTTACTTCCTGTGGCATGCCGACAGCGTATGGCGCGGCGCGGACGACATGAATTTCTGCGGAAAAGGCTCAAAAAGGCAGCAGTGGATTAACTACCGGGACACGCATACGCACCGAAATGTTGTGCTTCTGGGTCCGCTGTATCCGTTGAATTCACTCATGACCCAGGGCATAGTCCACGGCCGTCACGGTTATGCCGCGCTCATGGACGAAAGCCCGAAAGATTTCGCGGACGAAGTGTGGTCGTTCTTTGGGAGCGGGACTAGTCTGCAGGAGCTTTACATCACCCCCGAAAAGTTTACGGGGGCCATGTGGGACATATTGGCCGCGGGCGCGCGGTGGGCGCGGACCAGCGCGGACGTGCTTGCCGACGCCCATTGGATTGGCGGGGACCCGGGCGAAAACCAGGTCTACGGATGGGCGTCCTGGTCCCGTCGCAAGGGGATACTGGTGCTGCGCAACCCCGACGACAAGCCCGCGGAAATCAGTCTTGACCTCCAGGAGGCCTTCGAATTGCCGCCGGGAGCCGCCCAGAAATACTCTTTGATTTCGCCGGTGCCGGGCGCCGGACAGATGGGGGCCATTGAGGCCATTGCGGGCACACGCCAAGTATTCCAGTTGGAGGCCTTCCAGACGATTGTGTTTGACGCCCTGCCTGACACGGACGGTTCATGAAAAGCGCTGAAGTTCCCCGCATCTTTTTGACAGAGGCCAGGCAGTGAATTGGCTGTTTGAGCAGGTGGGCCGCCAGGCGGATGATGTCCGAAGAAGAAATTCAAGAAATGGGTCAGACAATATTGGCAGGAATTATTCCGTGCGGCAATAACGGGCAACGCAGGAAGAATGGTGAACGGGGCGGGGCTCGAACCCGCGACCACCGGATTAAAAGTCCGATGCTCTACCAACTGAGCTACCCGTCCACGGTGGGGGGGAAAGGAGGGCGAAAACCCTGTGTTGACGGGTTTAATTTTACCGTTACGGGGGGTGTTTTGTCAAAAAGGACAGATTATGCGGCTTCTTGGGGGCTGCGATTGCGTCTTTGGGAAAACGGTGCGTGCCGTCAGTTCTCTTTTTTCAGGAGCGCGTCGAAGTAGGCAATGGTGTTTTCCAGGCCCTCGCGCAGGGGGATGACGGGCTCCCAGTTGAGTTTGCCGCGCGCCACGCTGATGTCGGGCCGCCGCCGTGTCGGATCGTTGGTGGGGAGGGGCCGGTAGTCGAGGGTGGAGCGCGAGCCGGTCATTTCGATGACCAGTTCGGCCAGTTGGAGGATGGTGAACTCGCCGGGGTTGCCTAGGTTGACGGGTCCGGTGAATCCGTCGGTGTCCATCATGGCGGTGATGCCGCGCACCAGGTCGTCCACGTAGCAGAAGGAGCGGGTCTGGGAGCCGTCGCCGTACAGGGTGATGGGCTCGTTGCGCAGGGCCTGCACGATGAAGTTGCTGACGACGCGCCCGTCGTTCACGAGCATGCGCGGGCCGTAGGTGTTGAAGATGCGGATGACGCGGATGTCCACATGGTTCTGCCGGTGGTAGTCGAAGAAGAGCGCCTCGGCGACGCGTTTGCCCTCGTCGTAGCAGCTCCGCGGGCCGATGGGGTTCACGTTGCCCCAGTATTCCTCGACTTGCGGGTGGACTGCCGGGTCGCCGTACACCTCGGAGGTCGAGGCCTGGAGGATGCGCGCCTTCACGCGTTTGGCCAGGCCCAGCATGTTCAGCGCGCCCATCACGTTGGTCTTGATGGTCTTCACGGGGTTGTGCTGGTAGTGTACCGGCGAGGCGGGGCAGGCGAAGTTGTAGATGCGGTCCACTTCGAGCACGATCGGGTTGGTGATGTCGTGGCGGACAATCTCAAACCGGTGATGGTCCATCAGCCGGTCCAGATTGGCCTTGCGCCCGGTGAAGAAATTGTCGAGGCAGACCACCTCCTCGCCCCGCTCCAGCAGCGCCTCGCAGAGGTGCGAGCCGATGAACCCCGCGCCGCCCGTCACCAAATTTACCCGTGCCATGCCGTTCCTTTCCTGTTTGGCGCGGGACGCGCGCCCTGTTGCGCTTTCCGGGCGGGGCTTAATCCCCCTCCACTTCGGGCACCACCAGCCGTTTGCGCAGCCATGCCACGCCGATCAAATCGTACAGTCCGCGCCATAGGCGGTTGTTGATGCCGTATTTTGACACGCCGAACCGCCGAGGGTGATGGGTCACCGGACACTCCACAATGCTGAACCCCGCCCGGCGCATGAACACGGCCATGAACCGGTGCATGCCGTTGAAGGGGGGCAAATGGCCCACGCAGCGCCGTTGGAACCCCTTTGAGCCGCACCCCGAGTCGCGGATGCCGTCGTGGAGCACCGCGTTGCGCGCGGTGTTGCCCACCCTGCTGGAGAGTTTGCGCACCCATGAGTCGTTCCGGTTTGCCCGGTAACCGCACACACAGTCGTGTTCTTTCAGCAGTTCCAGGAATTTTGGGAAGTCCGCCGGGTCGTTCTGCAGGTCCCCGTCCAGGGTCAGCACATATTCGCCCCGGGTACGGCGCATGCCGGCCAGCAGCGCCGCGGACTGCCCGAAGTTCCGCGCCAAATGCACGGGCCGCATTTCGGGATGCGCCGCCGCCAGCGCGTCCAGCGCTTCGCGGGTGCCGTCCGTGCTGCCGTCGTTCACAAACAGGCACTCGAAATCGTGCCCCGGCAGCGACGCGAACACATCACGGATGCGCCCGAAAAGGACGGGCGCGTTTTCCGCCTCGTTGTGGCAGGGGACCACCACGGAAACAAGCGTGCGTGTCATGGTTTGGCGCGACCTTTGAACCTGCGGCGGGGCGGTCGGGGCACACCCCCTCGGCCGGGCCGTTTGGGGGCGGATTATACCATGCGGCTGCCGGCGGATGCCGGTTTCAGGCCAGCATGTCCTTGAGTTCGCTCATGAACTCGTTGATGTCCTTGAACTGGCGGTAGACCGAGGCGAAGCGCACATAGGCGACCTCGTCCAGTTGCTTGAGCCGGTGCATCACCGCCTCGCCCAGGGCCTTTGTGGTCACCTCGTGCTCGTTCGAATTGAACAGCTCGCGCTCAATGCTGTTAATCATGGCGTCCACCTGCTCAAGGCTGACGGCCCGTTTTTCGATGGCCTTCATGATGCCGCTCTTGAGTTTCCAGCGGTCAAAGGCCTCGCGGCGCCCGTCCTTCTTGATCACCATCTGCGCCACCTCCTCGATGCGCTCATAGGTGGTGAAACGGCGGTTGCAGTTGATGCACTCGCGTCGGCGGCGGATGGAGTCCCCGTCCTTGGCCACCCGGGAATCCACCACCTTGCTGTCATGGTAACCGCAGAATGGACACTTCATCGGAGTCTCGCTTCCGGTTGGGCAAACCACCCAAAGGGCCACTATGAATCTGGGGCACAAGCCCCCGCATCAATATGTTGTGGTTTGCCTATGGGATGAGCATATCAGATACCAGATGCGGTGTCAAGCATAAAAAGTGAGCATTGTCTCACCATACTGCTTGCGGCGGAAGGCCGTCCATGGTCCTCCTGTCTCGGGCGGCGGGGTTTTCGCGGCGGACTCCAGCACAATCCAGCCGCCCTCACGAACCAGTCTTTCCCGTGAAAGTGTCTCCAGCAGTTCCCCGTATCCGGTGTGGTTCCATGGGGGATCAGCGAAGACCAGATCATATGGTCCCCCCAAAACGCCCATCCCCACCGGCAGGCGCAGGCGGTAGACTGCGGCGCGGTCCTCGAATTTGCACAGGGCCATATTACGCCGGAGCACCGCAAGCATTTGGTCATCGGATTCCACAAAGACGGCGCGCGCCGCGCCCCGGCTCAGCGCCTCCAGCCCAATGGCGCCTGTTCCCGCAAATAGGTCCAAAAACAGGGCATTTTCCAGACGGGGCATGAGGATGTTGAAAAGGTTTTCCCGCACCCGGTCCAAGGTGGGTCTGGCCGTGCGGCCTTCGGGCGATTCCAGGCGGCGTCCGCGTTCACTACCGGCAATAATTCGCATGAGCGGCCCTCTTTCTTCACAGTCTTGTCAGGTCATCCGCCATCATTCTCCATGCCATGGGAGAATGAATCAAGCCGTCCGCTGTCAAGCAATTTGTTTTCGTTTCGGCGTGGACATTTCCTGTCATGCCACGACCTCAAATTGGTTCCACAATTCGCGGAGCAAACGCCCCTTAAATTGTTGTGTTCAGGTTAGTTCTGTGTGTGGGTCCGGGTCCGGACGGGCGTGCGTGCCAACGCTGCGGTGACAGCAGGAATCTTCAGGAGGATGGTGGATTATTCCTGCATTTTCAAGCACTTTTACCCCATGATTATCGTGTCACACAGGTGGCCATGACTCAACAAAAAGTTGTAACGTATTTAATATCAACATGTTGAAAGCGGGGGTTCCTCATTTTATGGTTTTTATCCTTACTGGTTAAACGGTTGTGGATAGGTTGTGGATAACTTTCCACTTTTCCTGTAAAGAGAAACAGGAACCGCATGTTCATCAATAATCACAGGTGGTGTGCCGGGAACACGGCGCGGCACCGCTTTCCAGTTATGCGTCGGGCGGGTTGATGCTCTACAATGGTTTTTTGGCTGCGAAGCGAACAAAGCAACGATGGAGGACATATGATGCGCCCCACCCCGCACCTGACCACCCTTTTCGTCTTGGCATTGACGGGTCTTTCCACCTGCTGGGCGGCGGCGCAGAGCCAGCCGGGAAGTGCCCCGAGCCCGTTTCAGACGCAGGGTGACCGGCACATGGGCGATTACGAGGGCATATGGACTCTTGGGCCCGATTCCGGACAACCGCTTTGCGCCCATGTGGTGTCCGTGGAGCCCGGCAAATATGAACTGGTCCTGCGGCCCAGCTTCACGGACCCGCCCCCGGTGGATGCCCGTCTTGAGGGGCATCCGGAGGGGCCTTCGCGGGTGGTCTTTGCAGGGATAGACCCGTTGGACCCTGCCCTCCGCATCAGCGCGGTGCTTCAGGACGGCATCATTGAGGCGACCGTTTCTCCGGACTATGGCGGGTTCCGGCTGGAAAGGGCCCGGCGCGTTTCCCCCACCATGGGCGCGAAGCCGCCCGAGGGCGCATTGGTGCTTTTTGACGGGACGAATCTGGATGCGTGGGAGCATGTCCCCGGAGCGGGCGCGGCGCGTCCCTGCCGCTGGCTGATGCTGGAGGGGGGGGTGATGGAGGTCCGCGACGGGGGCATCATCACGCGGAAACACTTCACAGACTGCAAGGCGCATGTGGAGTTCCGGCTGCCGTTCATGCCGGGTCGGCGCGAACAGCAGCGGGCGAACAGCGGGGTGTATCTCCAGGGCCGCTATGAGGTGCAGATACTGGACACTTTCGGCATGCCCGCGCTGGTCAACGGCTGCGGCTCCATATACAATGTCGCACCGCCCCGGGTGAACATGTGCCTGGCCCCTCTCGAATGGCAGACCTATGACATCATCTTCCGCGCCCCGCGTTTTGATCCGGACGGCAAGATGATCGTGGCGCCCAGGCTCACCGTGGTCCACAACGGGGTGACCATCAACGAGAACCAGCCCGTGCCCGGACCGACACGGGCCAGTCTGGACGCAAACGTGACCCTCCCCGGCGGGCTCCATCTGCAGGACCATGGGAACCCGGTGCAGTTCCGGAACATCTGGCTGGTGGAGTCGGCGGACTGAAATTCCCCCCCTTGCCCCCCCGCAAGCAGGGGGGAATAGGAAGGGGCGCGAGCATGGGGGGATGTTTTTGTGGGTGCCCTCCGCGCTACAGGGCCGCGCGCCGGATGCGCCAAGGGGGGATCTGCAGGTGTTCGCCGCCGGGCAGTTCCAGGTCGGCCGCTTCGGCGCCGTAGTTCAGCACCAGCAGGTGACCATCGTCCTGCACACTGAGGAAGACATCCTCGGGGTGTGGAATTTCCATCATGGTCCGGGTCCAGGGATGCAGGCCGGGACGCGACAGCAGGGTGTCCCTTACAAACCGCGCATAGAGCGACGGGGGTTCCATGTCGCCTTTGAAGCGGAAGAAGGCGCCGTCCCCCGTGTCCCCCTTCGCCCAGCGGCGGGTCAGTTCACGGTTTCCCTCGACTGTTTCCCAGTCGGCGCGGGGGAAAGTGGGGTAAAATAGCGCGCCGCCCCTGCGGAGCCACTGGTCAATCTTTTCCTGGACATCCGCCTCGACCACGCCGCCCCAGACCACCACCAGCGCCTTGTAGCGGTCCAGAAAACCATCCCGGATGAGGGTCTCGTCCAGGTAATCCACATCGGCCACGCGCCGCAGCGCGGCGGCCCGCGGGTTGAAGCCCCACGCATAGAGTTGCCGGAATGTGGCGTCGTCCAACTGGTTCATGGTTTCGGGGTAGTACACGGCGATTTCCACCAGCGGCGGACGCCGTGTGTCCATGGCCGGCAGTGTTTCCAGCCAGGACTCGATGGCCATGGGCTGGGTCATGATGTTGCCCTGGTAGGTGAAGAAGTGGTCCCCGTTCGCCGTAAGCAGGTTGTAGAGGCGCCCGGCAATTCCCCGCGCGGTGTGGGAACTGGCCGGTTCCGAGCCGATGCGCGCGCCGTAAAGGCGGGCCGAGGTCATGGCCAGCCGCGTGGCGTAGAAGTTCTGCTCGAAACTGTCCGTCTCGTTCGTGAGCCGGATGCCGCCGCCAAGCTCGGCCATGGTCTTGGTCTGGGCCGGGTAGTCCGTGCCCGCCTCGCGGAATCCCCATCCCCCGGCCGACTGGTAGAGCAGGGTCTCCGGCAGCCCGGTGCGGGTTTCACGCGCCCACCAGTCGCACCACGCCGACATGGAGTCGGTGTACCATGCCGTCACATCCAGCCGCTCCCGCTTGGACAGGATGAGCTGGGGCAGGGCGGGACTGACCACATCGAACGACTGGTGGGTTGCGTTGTCCCAAGCGGCGTTCAGTTGGTCCACCGTGCCGTACTTCCGCTTCAACCACTGCTGGAAATCCGCCTTTGCGTGGGCGTCTCCGGCCCAGTAGCCGATGTGGATGTGCATGGGCTCGCCCTTGTATCCCCAGTTGCCCCCGGCGGGGTACTGGGACTCGCCGTAATTGCCGCTCGGTCCGAGGCGCACCCCCTCGAGCACACCCTTTGGCCCGTAATGGTCTCCGAAGGCTTTCAGCACGCGGGTGACGTGCCGCCGGTGCCAGGGACTCCAGATGCTCTGCACCGGATTGGACAGGCCATGCTCCAGGCAGACGAAACCGGCATTTTCAGGGCTTGCCGCGAACCAGTCGGGCAGGGCGTAGGCCGAGCCCACGATCAGGAGAGGAAACCATTTGAGGCCGCAGGCCGAGAGGCGGTCCACCACGGCGTCATAGAAATGGAAATCAAAGCTGCCCTCCGCCTCCGGTTCGAGGGTGTTCCAGGCCACATATGTCTCGATGGAGGTAAATCCCAGCACCCGCGCCAGGGGCGCGTAATCCGCCAGGGCATCCAGGGAGGAAGCGAGGGCGGCCTCATCCTGGCCAGACACGGCGATGCCCGCCGTGGTGACCAGTTCCATGGGCCGGGACAGGGTGACCATGGGAGACAGATCCCGGGGGATGCCCGCGCGTATTGCCGCCCAGTCCGCATCGGACAAGGGCGGCCCCACGCGCAACTCGGCAAGGTGGGAAAGTCCGGAGATGGTGAGGTGCGGCAGGGGGGAGTTCTTGGGCCATATTTTGACGGGGGGAATGGAAAACTCAAAATACGCCGTCCGCGTTTGACCGGTGTTTAGCACTGTGAACGAGGCCAAGCGTTCCGGACCGGGGTGGTTTCCCTCTGTGCCGGGGAAGAGTTGCGGCTGGATGACACCGGCGCCCACATCGGGGTGTACTATGCAAAGGGTGAAGCGTCCGGCTTCAGTGACCGACGGGGCATCGAGATCGAATTTCCACTCGGCAGAACTGTACGGGTCCTGTTCCTTCGGTCCTTGGCGCACGGTGCGGCCCCCGAGATTGACAACCGGGCACTTTTCCGGATTCAGCAAACGGCAACCCGGCTGCGCAGCCTCCCCGTCGGCATGGAAAATGGTTTGGAAACCTGACGCCTCAAACGCACCCGCACCACCGCAGAGAAAGAAAATTGCCATCAGGGCCATGCACACCCAAACCCGTCCATTGCCGCCATTCGACTGCATTATGCCGGTTCTCCTTTGAATTGCGGCGCAATTGCGCCGGACAGGCAGATTCTGGCAGGAAAGGCCGTGAAAGTCCAGTTTTACAAGCGCACAATATTGATAAAATCAATGACAGGGTTGCGCATTTTCATATTATGTGCTATAGTTTTGCCAAGGTGTGTGCTAGGATAGGCGGGCATACTGGAATCAAGGGGAGCAGAGGCGACATGGGCGAACAGGAACGGCGGGAACTAATCGGAGGCCTGACCCGAGCCGCAGAGGCATTTATCGCATGGCACGATGCCATGCAGTCCGAACTCCAAGAGCGCGACGGCCGGTTGCGCTCGCAGGCGGAACTTCTTGCGGAGTACCTGTCGGGTTTACGGGAAATGGCGGGGCACTTTGCGCGGGCGCGGGAAGACTTGCAGGCCTCCCTGACGGCGCTGGATGCCCGGCAGGCGGAGGTCGGGGCGCGGCATGGGGAACTCTCCGGGTGGGAAAGGGAGTTGTCCGACACGTCAAAATCATCCAGTCAAGCGGTGGAAAATGCGGACACCGCCAGAGAGCTTGCCGCGGTCCGGGAGGCGCTTGAGAAAAATGCCGCCCAGATGGATGAATTAGAAACACTCCGGGAGGCCCTCGCCAAACAGCACGGGCATTGGGGCGAATTGGAGGCGCTGTGGGCCGGTCTGGTGTCCCAAAACGCGCAGCCATGCGAGTTGGACGCCCTCCGGGGCCGTGTTGAGGAACTTGAAAAGACGTTGGGGGGGGGTCCTGCCGCCGTTCCGCCGCGCATACAGTCAACGGCGCCCCCCGAAGCTGATTTGAAGAATGTTTTTCAAAAGGTGCTGAAGAGCCGGGCGGGCGGACCCCGGCGGCAACTGGGGGAGATACTCATCACTTCCGGCATACTGAGCCGTGACCAGATCAACGAGGCTGTCCGCATCCAGGTTTCCGATCCCCAGCGCCGTTTTGGAACCATTATTGTGGACTTGGGCTATGCCACGGAGGATGTGATAGGCGCGGCGCTGGCGGCGCAACAGCACACCCGCTTTGTCGAGAATCTGGAACGCGAGATGACCCCCGAAGCCATGCGCCTGGTGCCGCAAAAGCTGGCGATACACCACCGGTGCGTGCCATTGACCGTGGGGGATGGAACCCTTGTCATGGCCATGGTAAACCCCCTTGACCTGATCGCCATCGAGGACATCGAGCGCGCCACGGATGCGTCCGTGCTTCCCGTGGTGGCCACGGCGTCCGCCATAGACCGGGTTTTGGCCAAATATTACTCAAAGACCAAGAGCTCGGGTTTCACCACCCGGTGAACTCCAACAGAGACTGATTGGGCCGCATTTGGGGTCTCCCATTTTGCCATGTATAAAGTTTTGCACATTCTGCGGCATGGCATTATAATCATGCTAGGAATTCTTTCCGGAAGTTTTGCTGACATTATTATGATACCGGATGGCAGGCAACATGACAGAAGCAGACAAACAGACCGTTGTTCATGATTTGTCCCGTGCTTCGGAGGAGTTTGAACGCTGGCACGATGCAACCGTGTCCGCGCTTCAGGAGCGCGCCGGTCAATTGCGCGCGCAGGCGGGCCGCCTGGCCGGTCT is a genomic window containing:
- a CDS encoding DUF1080 domain-containing protein, encoding MMRPTPHLTTLFVLALTGLSTCWAAAQSQPGSAPSPFQTQGDRHMGDYEGIWTLGPDSGQPLCAHVVSVEPGKYELVLRPSFTDPPPVDARLEGHPEGPSRVVFAGIDPLDPALRISAVLQDGIIEATVSPDYGGFRLERARRVSPTMGAKPPEGALVLFDGTNLDAWEHVPGAGAARPCRWLMLEGGVMEVRDGGIITRKHFTDCKAHVEFRLPFMPGRREQQRANSGVYLQGRYEVQILDTFGMPALVNGCGSIYNVAPPRVNMCLAPLEWQTYDIIFRAPRFDPDGKMIVAPRLTVVHNGVTINENQPVPGPTRASLDANVTLPGGLHLQDHGNPVQFRNIWLVESAD
- a CDS encoding beta-galactosidase gives rise to the protein MQSNGGNGRVWVCMALMAIFFLCGGAGAFEASGFQTIFHADGEAAQPGCRLLNPEKCPVVNLGGRTVRQGPKEQDPYSSAEWKFDLDAPSVTEAGRFTLCIVHPDVGAGVIQPQLFPGTEGNHPGPERLASFTVLNTGQTRTAYFEFSIPPVKIWPKNSPLPHLTISGLSHLAELRVGPPLSDADWAAIRAGIPRDLSPMVTLSRPMELVTTAGIAVSGQDEAALASSLDALADYAPLARVLGFTSIETYVAWNTLEPEAEGSFDFHFYDAVVDRLSACGLKWFPLLIVGSAYALPDWFAASPENAGFVCLEHGLSNPVQSIWSPWHRRHVTRVLKAFGDHYGPKGVLEGVRLGPSGNYGESQYPAGGNWGYKGEPMHIHIGYWAGDAHAKADFQQWLKRKYGTVDQLNAAWDNATHQSFDVVSPALPQLILSKRERLDVTAWYTDSMSAWCDWWARETRTGLPETLLYQSAGGWGFREAGTDYPAQTKTMAELGGGIRLTNETDSFEQNFYATRLAMTSARLYGARIGSEPASSHTARGIAGRLYNLLTANGDHFFTYQGNIMTQPMAIESWLETLPAMDTRRPPLVEIAVYYPETMNQLDDATFRQLYAWGFNPRAAALRRVADVDYLDETLIRDGFLDRYKALVVVWGGVVEADVQEKIDQWLRRGGALFYPTFPRADWETVEGNRELTRRWAKGDTGDGAFFRFKGDMEPPSLYARFVRDTLLSRPGLHPWTRTMMEIPHPEDVFLSVQDDGHLLVLNYGAEAADLELPGGEHLQIPPWRIRRAAL